From Paenibacillus physcomitrellae, the proteins below share one genomic window:
- a CDS encoding FadR/GntR family transcriptional regulator, which yields MINKLRRTSLSGQAYAEMENMISSGTWQLGQRIPSETELMEKLGVSRNTLREAVRALVHVGLLDTRQGDGTFVIATSELDAIMQKRVHRSTLLETLEVRHALDRQAVLLACVNRTDEDLEEIKKYAQLCVTAHQHQILEQFVQADWKLHQAIVTASHNVLLTDIYLSLFAEILTSIAQTTEWGESSQIGHLVLVEAIEERDADKAALEVDRYIAFFKEKTLIS from the coding sequence ATGATCAACAAACTGCGTCGGACTTCGTTATCGGGGCAAGCGTACGCCGAAATGGAGAACATGATTTCCTCCGGCACCTGGCAGCTGGGACAGCGGATTCCTAGTGAAACCGAGCTGATGGAGAAGCTGGGCGTCAGCCGCAACACGCTGCGGGAAGCCGTCCGTGCTCTCGTACATGTGGGACTGCTGGATACCCGGCAGGGGGACGGTACATTTGTGATAGCTACAAGCGAGCTGGATGCAATTATGCAAAAAAGAGTTCACCGTTCCACCCTGCTCGAAACGCTTGAGGTCAGGCATGCCCTGGACCGGCAAGCGGTTCTGCTGGCCTGCGTTAACCGGACGGATGAAGACCTTGAAGAAATCAAAAAGTATGCCCAGCTGTGTGTAACGGCCCACCAGCATCAAATTCTGGAACAATTTGTTCAGGCAGACTGGAAACTTCATCAGGCGATTGTAACGGCCTCCCATAACGTCCTGTTGACCGATATCTATCTGAGCCTTTTTGCCGAGATCCTAACCTCTATTGCCCAAACGACCGAATGGGGGGAATCCTCTCAAATCGGACATCTGGTGCTCGTCGAAGCCATTGAAGAACGCGATGCGGACAAAGCGGCTTTGGAAGTCGACCGCTATATCGCCTTTTTCAAGGAAAAGACTTTAATCTCATAG
- a CDS encoding CynX/NimT family MFS transporter: protein MEEIDMTPQTRKQAERRSQTGNASLQPSRSLLSELEAEQNDVKRSVALLLVGIILIAANLRTPLTSVSPLLDLIRLDIPISGTLAGFLTTLPLLAFAGLSPFVPKLARQFGIEHTLFAALIVLLAGSLIRQGGNEASLLLGTVVTGLGIAVGNVMLPALIKKEFPHRLGIMTGVYSISMNVFAAMASAVSVPIARSTSLSWRGTLLTITLIALLSILFWLPQLRHNAKQGKNKAAAVQVSAARTGNGDSARPVGSSGTTPAAPASAKPALGAGRSGSPRSVWRSGLAWNITLYMGLQSLVFYVFVAWLPDMLLGQGLSHEQAGFMLSLLQIGLIPFTFIIPIIAARMSSQLGLMVGTGCFYFLGFAGILLAQGNLGILSLSVLLLGVAGGTSFSLAMMFFSLRTRTAQEASEISGMAQSIGYLLAATGPFLFGTIHDAANSWNMPMLLLFAAAAVLILVGIAPSKGKRYVFPE, encoded by the coding sequence ATGGAAGAAATAGATATGACCCCTCAAACCCGTAAACAGGCTGAGCGCCGGTCACAGACCGGCAACGCTTCGCTTCAGCCATCCAGAAGCCTCTTATCCGAGCTGGAGGCCGAGCAAAATGATGTAAAAAGAAGCGTGGCGCTGCTGCTGGTCGGCATCATTCTTATCGCTGCCAACCTGCGAACGCCTCTTACTTCCGTTAGTCCTCTGCTGGATTTAATTCGTTTGGATATTCCGATTTCAGGCACGCTGGCCGGGTTCCTGACCACGCTGCCGCTGCTCGCTTTTGCGGGATTATCCCCTTTCGTCCCCAAGCTGGCCCGGCAATTCGGCATTGAGCATACCTTGTTCGCCGCCCTGATCGTGCTGCTGGCGGGCAGCTTGATCCGCCAAGGCGGAAACGAAGCCTCACTGCTGCTGGGTACCGTCGTTACCGGGCTTGGCATCGCTGTCGGCAACGTTATGCTTCCCGCGCTGATCAAGAAGGAATTTCCGCATCGCCTTGGCATTATGACCGGCGTTTATTCCATCTCGATGAACGTATTCGCTGCTATGGCATCTGCCGTCAGCGTGCCGATCGCCCGCAGCACCTCACTCTCCTGGAGAGGCACCCTGCTGACGATTACGCTGATTGCCCTGCTGTCCATTCTGTTCTGGCTGCCGCAGCTTAGACATAATGCCAAACAGGGCAAAAATAAAGCGGCCGCCGTACAGGTCTCGGCTGCCCGTACAGGAAACGGCGATTCTGCCCGGCCTGTGGGCAGTTCCGGCACTACGCCAGCAGCTCCCGCTTCTGCGAAACCGGCCTTAGGCGCTGGAAGGTCCGGGAGCCCACGCAGCGTTTGGCGTTCCGGACTGGCCTGGAACATCACGTTATATATGGGACTGCAATCGCTGGTCTTCTACGTATTTGTCGCCTGGCTGCCGGACATGCTGCTGGGCCAAGGCTTATCCCATGAACAAGCCGGGTTTATGTTGTCCCTGCTGCAAATCGGTCTTATTCCGTTTACGTTTATCATTCCGATTATTGCCGCCCGGATGAGCAGCCAGCTGGGATTGATGGTTGGAACGGGCTGCTTCTATTTCCTCGGCTTCGCCGGCATTCTGCTTGCGCAGGGAAATCTGGGCATCCTTTCGTTATCTGTCCTTCTGCTTGGTGTAGCCGGAGGTACATCGTTCAGCCTGGCGATGATGTTCTTCAGCCTGCGGACGCGTACGGCGCAGGAAGCCTCCGAAATTTCCGGCATGGCGCAGTCGATCGGTTATCTGCTGGCGGCAACCGGGCCGTTCCTGTTCGGCACCATCCATGATGCCGCCAATTCCTGGAACATGCCGATGCTGCTGCTGTTCGCCGCAGCAGCCGTGCTGATCTTGGTCGGGATTGCGCCGTCTAAAGGGAAACGGTACGTGTTCCCCGAATAG
- a CDS encoding GNAT family N-acetyltransferase, with the protein MESQQIRITPMEHSQTRDLNAANDPFPAPGRLVPTFLNHEWSVQEELFEVPYEIKFPNDKLNCDDYIGKSDKIIFLAYDQDICVGQIRLVKDWNRMAYVENIAIRQSHRSRGIGKRLFEAGEKWSLEQGLRGIMLEAQDDNLNACRFYLKQGMKLGGADTMKQTFNPKIGTTLYFYKILG; encoded by the coding sequence ATGGAATCCCAGCAAATCCGCATCACACCGATGGAGCACAGCCAAACCCGGGATTTAAACGCGGCAAACGATCCTTTTCCGGCGCCGGGCCGGCTGGTGCCTACTTTTCTGAATCACGAGTGGTCCGTACAGGAGGAACTGTTCGAGGTCCCCTATGAAATCAAGTTCCCGAACGACAAGCTAAACTGCGACGATTATATCGGCAAATCAGATAAAATCATTTTTCTTGCTTATGATCAGGACATCTGCGTCGGACAGATCCGTCTGGTGAAAGACTGGAACCGCATGGCCTACGTGGAAAATATCGCAATCCGCCAAAGCCACCGATCCCGCGGGATCGGGAAAAGGCTCTTTGAAGCCGGGGAAAAATGGTCGCTGGAGCAGGGACTGCGCGGCATCATGCTGGAGGCCCAGGACGACAATCTGAACGCCTGCCGCTTCTACCTGAAGCAGGGCATGAAGCTTGGCGGGGCGGATACGATGAAACAAACGTTTAACCCTAAGATCGGGACCACCCTGTATTTCTATAAAATCTTAGGGTAG